In a single window of the Verrucomicrobiota bacterium genome:
- the rplT gene encoding 50S ribosomal protein L20, producing MRVTNAVASRARRKRVLKAAKGYRLKRSKLYRYASDAVDHARQYSYRDRRTKKRTFRYLWQVRINAAARAAGMTYSRFIEGLKAAQVELDRKALANLAATDNAAFAAILKVAQDALQAKRAAGPAAATQAAPAQA from the coding sequence ATGCGAGTTACCAATGCTGTTGCTTCCCGCGCGCGCCGGAAGCGTGTTCTCAAGGCCGCGAAGGGCTATCGCCTGAAGCGGAGCAAACTTTACCGCTACGCCTCGGACGCCGTTGATCACGCGCGGCAATACTCCTATCGCGACCGCCGCACCAAGAAGCGCACGTTCCGGTATCTTTGGCAGGTCCGCATCAATGCCGCGGCGCGCGCCGCCGGGATGACTTACAGCCGTTTCATCGAAGGCCTCAAGGCGGCCCAAGTCGAACTCGACCGCAAGGCGCTCGCCAACCTGGCAGCGACCGACAATGCGGCGTTTGCGGCGATCCTCAAAGTCGCCCAAGACGCGCTTCAAGCCAAACGTGCCGCCGGCCCGGCCGCTGCCACGCAGGCTGCGCCGGCTCAGGCCTGA
- a CDS encoding alanine--glyoxylate aminotransferase family protein has protein sequence MQAPEAFQPPPRLLMGPGPSLCAPSVLRAMAAPLVGHLDPAFVKLMDEIKAMLRAVMLTSNETTIPVSGTGSAGMEFCFANLIEPGDEVLIGVNGVFGTRMCDVAARCGAKVSKVEAEWGRIIEPSQVAAALRQMPRPKLVAIVHAETSTGALTPVEEISKLAHGAGALFLLDTVTSLGGCPVRADDWQVDALYSGTQKCLSCPPGLSPVSFSPRAMQAAAQRKTKAQSWYLDVNLLASYWGQERAYHHTAPISMNFALHEALRLVLIEGIENRWRRHEQNHFLLKRGLASLGLDLASQQGHQLWQLNAVRVPEGVDEPDVRRRLLTEFNIEVGAGLGPLKGKIWRVGLMGETSSPENVGTFLAALAKCLGR, from the coding sequence ATGCAAGCGCCCGAAGCCTTTCAGCCACCCCCCCGGCTCCTCATGGGCCCCGGTCCAAGCCTGTGCGCCCCGTCCGTCCTGCGCGCGATGGCCGCGCCGCTCGTCGGCCACCTCGACCCCGCCTTCGTCAAGCTCATGGACGAGATCAAGGCGATGCTCCGCGCCGTGATGCTCACGTCCAACGAAACAACCATCCCCGTCAGCGGCACCGGCAGCGCGGGCATGGAGTTCTGCTTCGCGAACCTCATCGAACCCGGCGACGAAGTCCTCATCGGCGTCAACGGCGTCTTTGGCACGCGGATGTGCGATGTCGCCGCCCGCTGCGGCGCGAAAGTCTCCAAGGTCGAGGCCGAATGGGGCCGCATCATCGAGCCGTCGCAAGTCGCCGCCGCGCTCAGGCAGATGCCCCGGCCCAAGCTCGTCGCCATCGTCCACGCCGAGACCAGCACCGGCGCGCTCACGCCGGTCGAGGAAATCTCGAAGCTCGCGCACGGCGCGGGCGCGCTCTTCCTGCTCGACACGGTCACGTCGCTCGGTGGCTGCCCCGTGCGCGCGGACGACTGGCAGGTGGACGCGCTCTACAGCGGCACGCAAAAGTGCCTGAGCTGTCCGCCGGGCCTCTCGCCTGTGTCCTTCAGCCCGCGCGCGATGCAGGCCGCCGCGCAGCGCAAGACCAAGGCGCAAAGCTGGTATCTCGACGTGAACCTGCTCGCCAGCTACTGGGGGCAGGAGCGCGCGTATCACCATACGGCCCCCATCTCCATGAACTTTGCGCTGCACGAGGCGTTGCGGCTTGTGCTCATCGAGGGGATCGAAAACCGCTGGCGCCGGCACGAGCAGAATCACTTCCTGCTCAAACGCGGCCTCGCCTCGCTCGGGCTCGACCTCGCCTCGCAGCAAGGCCACCAACTCTGGCAGCTCAACGCCGTCCGCGTGCCCGAGGGCGTGGATGAACCCGACGTCCGCAGGCGCCTGCTCACCGAGTTCAACATCGAAGTCGGCGCGGGCCTCGGACCGCTCAAGGGAAAAATCTGGCGCGTGGGACTGATGGGCGAGACGAGCTCGCCGGAAAACGTGGGGACATTCCTCGCCGCGCTGGCGAAGTGCCTCGGCCGGTAG
- the rpmI gene encoding 50S ribosomal protein L35 translates to MRRPRGSKTRKAVAKRFKVTGTGKVLRRHAGMRHLLQHKSSKRRRQLGKVALVSKSDMRRIIRNLPFSH, encoded by the coding sequence ATGAGACGCCCCCGAGGAAGCAAGACCCGCAAAGCGGTCGCCAAGCGATTCAAAGTCACGGGCACCGGCAAAGTGCTGCGCCGCCATGCGGGCATGCGTCACTTGCTCCAGCACAAGAGCTCCAAACGCCGCCGCCAGTTGGGCAAGGTGGCGCTGGTGAGCAAGTCGGACATGCGCCGAATCATCCGGAACCTCCCGTTCAGTCACTGA
- a CDS encoding 5-formyltetrahydrofolate cyclo-ligase, translated as MRVKAKVSSDKRGLRESLREALAAVPQRERARASTALVLRLQQQAVWRSTTSLLLFAPLRSEPDIWPLAGAALDAGKQLALLRHECDGVHYSPRFVRDLERDLVAGLHGIREPRAECPPVALNQLDLLLVPGLAFDLRGHRLGRGKGVFDRLLAAASGVRVGVAFDCQIVEAVPVEPHDARVDFVLTPTRWHEVTGRRGA; from the coding sequence ATCCGTGTGAAGGCGAAAGTCTCATCGGACAAGCGCGGGTTGCGCGAGAGCCTCCGCGAAGCGCTGGCGGCAGTTCCTCAACGGGAACGGGCGCGGGCTTCGACCGCGCTCGTATTGCGCCTTCAACAACAAGCCGTCTGGCGATCCACCACGTCGCTTCTGCTCTTCGCCCCGCTCCGGTCGGAGCCGGACATCTGGCCGCTCGCTGGCGCAGCGCTCGACGCCGGCAAGCAGCTCGCCCTGCTCCGTCACGAGTGCGACGGCGTTCACTACTCGCCGCGGTTCGTGCGCGATCTTGAGCGCGACCTCGTGGCCGGCTTGCACGGCATCCGGGAGCCGCGCGCGGAGTGTCCGCCCGTGGCGTTGAACCAACTGGACTTGCTGCTCGTTCCCGGGCTAGCTTTCGACCTTCGAGGCCACCGGCTGGGCCGGGGCAAGGGTGTGTTCGACCGGTTGCTGGCGGCGGCCTCGGGAGTGCGCGTGGGCGTGGCGTTCGACTGCCAGATTGTCGAGGCCGTGCCCGTGGAACCACACGATGCGCGCGTGGATTTCGTGCTGACGCCGACGCGCTGGCACGAGGTGACAGGCAGACGCGGGGCTTGA
- a CDS encoding phenylalanine--tRNA ligase subunit beta, translated as MKVTLNWLKQYVDFHWSPEELAERLTMLGLEVEGVQRFDGEFAGVVVAQVLAKDKVAGSDKLSVNRVHDGTGERTIICGAPNHQPGDKVALILPNFALPLKPGEKEPFVIKERKVFGVVSQGMMCSKKELGLGEDGDGIIILPSDAKVGQPFAEHLGRAGSDVAYDLEVTPNRPDLNSVIGIAREIAALTGNALRLPEVASGQYPSSSGKAAEQITVRLEDAELCPRYVARVIRGVKVGPSPDWLRATLEKVGIRSISNVVDVTNYVMLETGQPLHAFDCHLIAKGAAGKPTIVVRRAAAEEKFKTLDNQERTLTRDMLLIADEKKGIALAGIMGGANTEIRDDTRDVLIESAYFSPTNIRRTSKALGLRSESSYRFERGCDVGIADYASQRACQLILQTAGGQPAEGCVDAYPAPASPREITLRHSKVNELLGLALKPEEIEYYLGQLGLKSAPRKARPIDDPRPPGPLTVRVPAFRVDLKREADLVEEVARLHGVDKIPSTPPRGAVGANAFDAVHDQIAEARRILCALGLDEAQGQTLVGNAASGVRSAECVALTNPLSSDMDVLRPSLLPGLLAILRHNLSRKNNDVAVFEAGRVFKRTDGKPTEERRVAIALTGARAAAFWSGAERDAKFDIHDLKGIVEEFLDQFGVRPVLFMKRDEPTDPFLESATLALGDKLPLGELGQLSPAVARHLDLRDAVLLAELNLDQLLARRNAAKSFKPLPLHPSVERDVAMVVADGTTHDAVLAAVRQAKPANLERVELFDVFRGRNVPDGHKSVAYAFTYRHGERTLTDAEVNAAHEKVVAQLKQSLAATVRDA; from the coding sequence ATGAAAGTCACCCTCAACTGGCTCAAGCAATACGTTGATTTCCACTGGTCGCCCGAGGAACTCGCGGAGCGGCTCACCATGCTCGGCCTCGAAGTCGAGGGCGTGCAGCGGTTCGACGGCGAGTTTGCGGGCGTCGTCGTCGCGCAGGTGCTCGCCAAGGACAAGGTCGCCGGCTCGGACAAGCTCTCCGTCAACCGAGTCCACGATGGCACCGGCGAGCGCACCATCATCTGCGGGGCACCAAACCACCAGCCGGGTGACAAGGTCGCGCTCATCCTGCCAAACTTTGCGTTGCCCTTGAAACCGGGCGAAAAGGAGCCGTTCGTCATCAAGGAGCGCAAGGTCTTCGGCGTCGTCAGTCAGGGCATGATGTGCTCGAAGAAGGAACTCGGCCTCGGTGAAGACGGCGACGGCATCATCATCTTGCCTTCGGATGCGAAGGTCGGTCAGCCCTTCGCCGAGCACCTCGGTCGCGCGGGCAGCGATGTGGCCTATGACCTCGAAGTCACGCCAAACCGGCCTGACCTGAACAGCGTCATCGGCATCGCGCGGGAGATTGCGGCGCTGACGGGGAATGCGCTGCGGCTGCCCGAAGTGGCCAGTGGTCAGTATCCATCGTCCAGCGGGAAGGCCGCCGAACAGATCACCGTGCGGCTTGAGGACGCCGAGCTTTGCCCGCGCTACGTCGCGCGGGTGATTCGCGGCGTAAAGGTGGGCCCGAGCCCGGACTGGCTTCGCGCCACACTCGAAAAAGTCGGCATCCGCAGCATCAGCAACGTCGTGGACGTGACCAACTACGTGATGCTGGAAACCGGCCAACCGCTGCACGCGTTTGACTGCCACCTCATCGCCAAGGGCGCGGCCGGCAAGCCCACCATCGTCGTGCGGCGCGCCGCGGCGGAGGAAAAGTTCAAGACGCTCGACAACCAGGAGCGCACGCTGACCCGCGACATGCTGCTCATCGCCGACGAGAAGAAGGGCATCGCGCTCGCCGGTATCATGGGTGGCGCGAACACGGAGATTCGCGACGACACGCGCGACGTGCTCATCGAGAGCGCCTACTTCTCGCCCACGAACATCCGGCGCACGAGCAAGGCGCTTGGCTTGCGCAGCGAGTCCAGCTACCGCTTCGAGCGCGGCTGTGACGTAGGCATCGCCGACTATGCGAGCCAGCGCGCGTGCCAGCTCATCCTGCAAACCGCCGGCGGCCAGCCCGCCGAGGGCTGCGTGGATGCGTATCCCGCGCCGGCTTCTCCGCGTGAAATCACCCTCCGCCACTCCAAGGTCAATGAGTTGCTCGGTCTCGCGCTCAAGCCGGAGGAGATCGAATACTACCTCGGCCAGCTCGGGCTCAAGTCCGCGCCGCGCAAGGCGCGTCCGATCGACGACCCGCGTCCGCCCGGGCCGCTCACCGTCCGCGTCCCGGCGTTTCGCGTTGATCTCAAGCGCGAGGCCGACCTCGTCGAGGAAGTCGCGCGGCTCCACGGGGTGGACAAGATTCCCTCCACGCCACCACGCGGCGCGGTCGGCGCGAATGCGTTCGACGCCGTGCACGACCAAATCGCCGAGGCGCGGCGAATCCTCTGCGCGCTCGGCCTCGACGAAGCGCAGGGGCAGACGCTCGTCGGAAATGCGGCAAGCGGAGTGCGGAGCGCGGAGTGCGTCGCCCTCACGAATCCATTGAGTTCTGACATGGACGTTCTGCGGCCGAGTCTGTTGCCGGGCTTGCTTGCAATCCTGCGGCACAATCTCTCCCGCAAGAACAACGACGTGGCGGTGTTCGAAGCAGGCCGCGTGTTCAAGCGGACGGATGGGAAACCGACGGAAGAACGCCGCGTCGCCATCGCGCTCACGGGCGCGCGGGCCGCGGCTTTTTGGAGCGGGGCGGAGCGCGACGCGAAGTTCGACATCCACGATCTCAAAGGCATCGTGGAGGAATTCCTCGATCAGTTTGGAGTTCGTCCGGTGCTGTTCATGAAGCGCGACGAGCCGACGGACCCGTTCCTCGAATCCGCCACGCTTGCGCTCGGCGACAAGCTGCCGCTCGGCGAACTCGGCCAGCTCTCGCCCGCGGTCGCCAGGCACCTCGACCTGCGCGACGCCGTGCTGCTCGCTGAGTTGAATCTCGACCAGTTGCTGGCGCGCCGGAACGCGGCGAAGTCATTCAAGCCGCTGCCGCTGCATCCGAGCGTCGAGCGCGACGTGGCGATGGTCGTGGCTGACGGCACGACACACGACGCCGTGCTCGCCGCGGTGCGGCAGGCGAAACCCGCCAACCTCGAGCGCGTCGAGTTGTTCGACGTGTTCCGAGGCAGGAACGTGCCCGACGGTCACAAGAGCGTGGCGTATGCCTTCACCTACCGTCACGGCGAGCGCACCCTGACTGACGCCGAGGTGAACGCCGCGCACGAGAAGGTTGTCGCGCAACTCAAGCAGTCGCTCGCGGCAACGGTGCGCGATGCGTAG
- a CDS encoding FMN-binding protein, with protein MPNVKTTPTVRLLAASFMFLVSAASVQAERYLTVDEARKLAFPAADRFEELTVRFTPGESAAIEKKCGAKPRNAGNRCLVARSGTNLLGVLFLDQVLGKHEMIDYAVAIAPDGKVLQVELLEYRESHGREIRSAKWRGQFKHKSAESQLRLYKDIYNISGATISCRNVTEGVRRVLATFEVVLKPKLNEPGTRTRAETPSKP; from the coding sequence ATGCCCAACGTGAAGACCACTCCAACGGTTCGGCTTCTCGCCGCGTCGTTCATGTTCCTTGTGAGCGCTGCGAGTGTCCAAGCCGAGCGCTACCTGACCGTGGACGAGGCTCGAAAGCTCGCGTTCCCGGCCGCTGACCGTTTCGAAGAACTCACGGTGCGCTTCACCCCCGGGGAGTCCGCGGCCATCGAGAAGAAGTGCGGGGCGAAGCCGCGCAACGCCGGCAACCGCTGTCTGGTGGCTCGAAGCGGAACCAATTTGCTCGGCGTGCTCTTCCTCGATCAAGTTCTCGGCAAGCACGAGATGATTGACTACGCCGTCGCCATCGCGCCCGACGGCAAAGTCCTGCAGGTCGAACTGCTCGAATATCGCGAGAGCCATGGACGCGAGATCCGCAGCGCAAAGTGGCGTGGCCAGTTCAAGCACAAGTCCGCCGAGTCGCAGCTTCGGCTCTACAAGGACATCTACAACATCAGCGGTGCGACCATCTCGTGCCGAAACGTGACCGAAGGGGTGCGCCGCGTGCTGGCGACTTTCGAGGTCGTGCTCAAGCCGAAGCTGAATGAGCCCGGGACTCGCACCCGCGCTGAAACGCCGTCGAAGCCGTGA
- a CDS encoding replication-associated recombination protein A, whose translation MRNDDLFSGARPVAEPPSAAPEAPRSSGQAPLAARMRPRSLDEFAGQSHILAPGQLLRRAIEADRIQSVIFYGPPGTGKTSLAQIIARQTRSKFERLSGVESNVADMRRVLAGAGNRLENTGQSTILFIDEIHRFNKAQQDVLLPDVESGVVRLIGATTHNPFFFVNSPLVSRSQIFELQPLTGDDLLALLRRALGDPERGLGHVKIRADDDALKHLAKVSDGDARKALNSLEIAALTTAPQADGFIHVTLAVAEQCIQKKAIVYDGDGDAHYDTISAFIKSMRGSDPDAALYWLAKMIHAGEDPRFITRRLLIHAAEDVGLADPMALVLADAAHHAAEFVGWPEARIPIAEATLYIATASKSNSVVKAIDAALEDVRSGRTLAVPAPLRDASYKGAKRLGHGEGYDYSHDNPEHFAPQDYLGEARRFYEPTEQGVEKKIKERVEKWRAMTAAPFAGRPGSAPMEAPSDGSV comes from the coding sequence GTGCGGAATGACGACCTCTTCTCGGGCGCCCGGCCTGTTGCGGAACCTCCGTCCGCCGCGCCCGAAGCGCCGCGCAGCTCCGGCCAGGCGCCGCTCGCGGCGCGGATGCGTCCGCGCTCGCTCGACGAATTCGCCGGCCAGTCGCACATCCTCGCCCCGGGCCAGCTCCTTCGCCGGGCCATCGAGGCGGACCGCATCCAGTCGGTCATCTTCTACGGGCCGCCCGGCACGGGCAAAACCTCCCTCGCGCAAATCATCGCGCGGCAGACGCGCTCCAAGTTCGAGCGCCTCAGCGGCGTCGAGTCCAACGTCGCCGACATGCGGCGCGTGCTCGCCGGCGCGGGCAACCGCCTCGAAAACACCGGCCAGTCCACCATCCTCTTCATCGACGAAATCCACCGCTTCAACAAGGCGCAGCAGGACGTGCTGCTGCCCGATGTCGAGAGCGGCGTCGTGCGGCTCATCGGGGCGACCACGCACAACCCCTTCTTCTTCGTCAACTCCCCGCTCGTCTCGCGCTCGCAAATCTTCGAGCTGCAACCGCTCACCGGCGACGACCTCCTCGCGCTGCTGCGTCGCGCGCTCGGGGACCCTGAGCGCGGCCTGGGCCATGTGAAGATTCGCGCGGACGACGACGCGTTGAAGCACCTTGCGAAGGTCTCCGACGGCGACGCGCGCAAGGCGCTCAACTCCCTCGAGATCGCCGCGCTCACCACGGCGCCGCAGGCGGATGGCTTCATCCACGTCACGCTCGCCGTCGCCGAGCAGTGCATCCAGAAGAAGGCCATCGTCTACGACGGCGACGGCGACGCGCACTACGACACCATCAGCGCATTCATCAAGTCCATGCGCGGCAGCGACCCGGACGCCGCGCTCTACTGGCTGGCGAAGATGATTCACGCCGGCGAAGACCCGCGCTTCATCACGCGCCGCCTCCTCATCCACGCCGCGGAGGATGTCGGCCTCGCCGACCCGATGGCACTGGTGCTTGCGGACGCGGCGCATCACGCGGCGGAATTCGTCGGCTGGCCCGAGGCGCGCATCCCGATCGCCGAGGCCACGCTCTACATTGCGACGGCGAGCAAGAGCAACTCCGTCGTGAAGGCGATCGACGCCGCGCTCGAGGACGTTCGCAGCGGCCGCACGCTCGCGGTGCCCGCGCCCTTGCGCGATGCGAGCTACAAAGGCGCGAAACGCCTCGGCCACGGCGAAGGCTACGACTACTCGCACGACAACCCGGAGCACTTCGCGCCGCAGGATTACCTCGGCGAAGCGCGCCGCTTCTACGAGCCGACCGAGCAGGGCGTTGAGAAGAAGATCAAGGAGCGCGTCGAAAAGTGGCGCGCGATGACCGCAGCCCCGTTCGCAGGCAGGCCGGGATCCGCGCCGATGGAAGCCCCGTCTGACGGATCCGTGTGA
- the pheS gene encoding phenylalanine--tRNA ligase subunit alpha, which produces MSLLNDIEPLKSAALADLAAAADLPALEHAKGAWIGPNGKFTGLMKQLGSLPKEEKPAAGKAINAAKIALESALAARREALELKAALPKEPTDFTAPGRRRTAGKLHPLTQTTEDIVRSFRKIGFVVADGPELEDEHHCFDALNTPADHPARDTQDTFYVGAESKSKLLLRTHTSSVQIRVMKSQPPPVRIIVPGRVYRRDNADATHNPTFQQVEGLYVDRGVTAADLKGTVEFVFKELMGPQTKIRFRPHYFSYTEPSFEIDFSSPLVKKLGKDWLEIAGCGMVHPQVFENVGYDPEVWTGWAFGFGIERIAMLRYGITDIRLFYENDVRFLRQF; this is translated from the coding sequence ATGTCCCTGCTGAACGACATCGAGCCGCTCAAGTCCGCCGCGCTCGCCGACCTCGCCGCGGCCGCGGACCTGCCCGCGCTTGAGCATGCCAAGGGCGCGTGGATCGGTCCCAACGGCAAGTTCACGGGATTGATGAAGCAACTCGGCTCGCTCCCGAAAGAGGAGAAGCCCGCCGCAGGCAAGGCCATCAACGCCGCAAAGATCGCACTGGAATCCGCGCTCGCAGCGCGCCGCGAGGCGCTCGAACTCAAGGCCGCGCTGCCGAAGGAGCCGACCGACTTCACCGCGCCGGGACGCCGCCGCACTGCCGGCAAGCTCCACCCGCTGACACAAACCACCGAGGACATCGTCCGCAGCTTCCGCAAGATCGGCTTCGTCGTCGCCGACGGACCGGAACTCGAGGACGAGCATCACTGTTTCGACGCGCTCAACACGCCTGCCGACCACCCCGCGCGCGACACGCAGGACACCTTTTACGTCGGCGCGGAGTCCAAGTCGAAGCTGCTGTTGCGAACTCACACAAGCTCCGTGCAAATCCGCGTGATGAAATCGCAGCCGCCGCCCGTGCGCATCATCGTGCCCGGCCGCGTTTATCGCCGCGACAACGCCGACGCCACGCACAACCCGACCTTCCAGCAAGTCGAGGGCCTTTACGTGGACCGCGGCGTCACCGCCGCCGACCTCAAGGGCACCGTCGAGTTTGTCTTCAAGGAACTGATGGGCCCGCAGACAAAGATTCGCTTCCGCCCGCACTACTTCAGCTACACCGAGCCGAGCTTCGAAATTGACTTCAGCAGCCCTCTCGTGAAAAAGCTCGGCAAGGACTGGCTCGAGATCGCCGGCTGCGGGATGGTCCACCCGCAAGTCTTCGAGAACGTCGGCTACGACCCCGAAGTCTGGACCGGCTGGGCCTTCGGCTTCGGCATCGAACGCATCGCCATGCTCCGCTACGGCATCACCGACATCCGCCTCTTCTACGAGAACGATGTGCGGTTCCTGCGGCAATTCTGA
- a CDS encoding FAD:protein FMN transferase, producing MTTRIAQLFEVFALLSCAAQSPAIASDSPPPHLPTTPIRRSQPLLGTFVTITAFGADRAQVGDAITAAFDEFTRVDALMSVHRADSELSQLNARAAQTTVTVSPALFRVLNTAQQIAGETGGAFDITVRPLTQLWGFIWKEYRLPTTNELARTLPLVGHSHLRLDPASRAVRFSRAGMSLDLGGIAKGFAVDCAIGRLRASGVTNAMVKAGGDLRVTGLPPGADHWEIQIEDPAKNGQRSFIRLRSGALSTSGNYENYFEVDGRRYSHIVNPRTGLPVEGVASCTVLAPTCTESDAWATALFVLGPEKSVRKFGARFAMRFVLPPARGGTAWPGVQSKDFPLEP from the coding sequence GTGACCACCCGCATCGCCCAGCTCTTTGAAGTCTTCGCGCTACTTTCTTGCGCGGCTCAATCGCCCGCCATCGCCAGTGACTCACCACCTCCTCACCTGCCCACGACGCCCATCCGCCGAAGCCAGCCGCTGCTCGGCACTTTCGTCACCATCACGGCCTTTGGCGCAGACCGCGCGCAGGTCGGCGATGCGATCACGGCAGCGTTCGATGAGTTCACGCGTGTGGACGCGCTGATGAGCGTTCATCGTGCGGACAGCGAACTATCGCAACTCAACGCGCGGGCTGCGCAAACCACCGTGACCGTGTCTCCCGCGCTCTTCCGCGTGCTCAATACCGCGCAACAAATCGCCGGCGAAACCGGCGGCGCCTTTGACATCACCGTCCGCCCGCTCACGCAATTGTGGGGATTCATCTGGAAGGAATACCGGCTTCCGACGACGAACGAACTCGCGCGCACACTGCCGCTCGTCGGCCACTCGCACCTCCGACTCGATCCCGCCTCCCGAGCCGTGCGATTCAGCCGGGCGGGCATGTCGCTCGACCTCGGCGGCATCGCCAAGGGATTTGCCGTGGATTGCGCCATCGGTCGCCTGCGCGCTTCCGGCGTCACGAACGCGATGGTGAAGGCCGGCGGTGATTTGAGAGTGACCGGTCTTCCCCCTGGCGCGGATCATTGGGAAATCCAGATCGAAGACCCGGCGAAGAACGGCCAGCGCTCGTTCATCCGCCTCCGTTCGGGCGCCCTGTCCACCTCGGGGAACTACGAGAATTACTTCGAGGTGGACGGCCGCCGCTACTCGCACATCGTCAATCCGCGCACGGGCCTGCCGGTCGAGGGTGTCGCCTCGTGCACCGTGCTCGCGCCAACGTGCACGGAAAGCGACGCGTGGGCGACCGCGCTGTTTGTGCTTGGACCGGAGAAATCGGTGCGGAAATTCGGGGCGCGCTTTGCAATGCGGTTCGTCCTTCCGCCTGCCCGCGGCGGAACCGCGTGGCCGGGGGTTCAATCGAAGGATTTCCCGCTGGAACCCTGA
- the rny gene encoding ribonuclease Y, with the protein MILLAQITWEHGVALAAGLALGYAFFRWKESHRRAALQLQEQALLERARSEADSHVRKARLDAEEEMQRFRRQAEASFADRLSKVTADEQRLSLRESQLSQESFALTQRAKAVEQQGEIFRKQEAALEGARIEAEQLSLQRKEQLQRIAHLSAAEARAQFMKEVELEALQDANDLTRHIVEDAQSRAEAEATRIITIAIQRYAADSTFEATTATIALEGDEIKGRIIGREGRNIRAFEAATGVTVLIDDTPNAVVLSSFDPVRREVAREAMQRLILDGRIHPTRIEEVVMRVNVEMDETIVKAGENAVFRAGLPPMHPEIVKVLGRLRFRQSYAQNILDHSVEVAHLVGLMAAELGLDATAGRRAGLLHDIGKAMNHEVEGSHAIIGADFVRRHGESEDVVNGVASHHDEIPHTCLWGILVSAADAISASRPGARSETMTTYLKRLENLEKIGLSFAGVEKCFAVQAGRELRVMVQPDTVNDLQAAALARNITRKIEDELQYPGQIRVTVIRETRVVEFAK; encoded by the coding sequence ATGATTTTGCTGGCTCAAATCACCTGGGAACACGGCGTTGCGCTCGCGGCCGGGCTGGCCCTCGGCTACGCGTTCTTCCGCTGGAAGGAGAGCCACCGCCGCGCGGCGCTCCAGCTTCAGGAACAAGCCCTCCTCGAAAGGGCCCGCAGCGAAGCCGACTCGCACGTCCGCAAGGCCCGCCTCGATGCCGAGGAGGAAATGCAGCGCTTCCGCCGCCAGGCCGAGGCCAGCTTTGCCGATCGGCTCTCGAAAGTTACCGCCGACGAACAGCGGCTCTCCCTGCGCGAATCGCAGTTGAGCCAGGAATCCTTCGCGCTCACCCAGCGAGCCAAGGCCGTCGAGCAGCAGGGTGAAATCTTCCGCAAGCAAGAAGCCGCGCTCGAGGGCGCGCGCATCGAGGCCGAGCAACTCTCGCTCCAGCGCAAGGAACAGCTCCAGCGCATCGCGCACCTGAGCGCGGCCGAGGCGCGCGCGCAGTTCATGAAGGAGGTCGAGCTCGAGGCATTGCAGGATGCCAACGATCTCACGCGCCACATCGTCGAGGACGCCCAGTCGCGCGCCGAGGCCGAAGCCACGCGCATCATCACGATCGCCATCCAGCGTTACGCGGCGGACAGCACGTTCGAGGCGACCACGGCGACCATCGCGCTCGAGGGCGACGAGATCAAAGGCCGCATCATCGGCCGCGAGGGCCGCAACATCCGCGCGTTCGAGGCCGCCACGGGCGTGACCGTGCTGATTGACGACACGCCCAACGCCGTGGTGCTTTCCAGCTTCGACCCGGTGCGCCGGGAGGTCGCACGCGAAGCAATGCAAAGGCTCATCCTTGACGGCCGCATTCATCCCACGCGCATCGAGGAAGTCGTCATGCGCGTCAACGTCGAGATGGACGAAACGATCGTGAAGGCCGGCGAGAACGCCGTCTTCCGCGCAGGGCTGCCGCCGATGCATCCGGAGATCGTGAAAGTGCTTGGCCGGCTGCGATTCCGCCAAAGTTACGCGCAGAACATCCTCGACCACTCCGTCGAAGTCGCGCACCTCGTCGGGCTCATGGCCGCGGAACTCGGCCTCGACGCGACTGCGGGCAGGCGCGCGGGCCTGCTGCACGACATCGGCAAGGCGATGAACCACGAGGTTGAAGGCTCGCACGCGATCATTGGCGCGGACTTCGTGCGCCGCCACGGCGAGAGCGAGGACGTCGTCAACGGCGTCGCGTCGCACCACGACGAGATTCCACACACGTGCCTGTGGGGCATCCTCGTGAGCGCGGCCGACGCCATCAGCGCATCGCGTCCCGGCGCGCGGTCGGAGACGATGACGACGTATCTCAAGCGGCTGGAAAACCTGGAGAAAATCGGGCTTTCGTTCGCCGGCGTGGAGAAGTGCTTCGCCGTTCAAGCGGGCCGCGAGTTGCGCGTGATGGTGCAACCCGACACCGTGAACGACCTGCAAGCCGCGGCGCTCGCGCGCAACATCACCCGCAAGATCGAGGACGAGCTTCAGTATCCCGGCCAGATTCGAGTCACGGTCATCCGCGAGACCCGCGTGGTGGAATTCGCGAAGTAG